GGTATGGTAACCAATGTAACACAACATCTAATGCTTGAAGAACTCAGAGCACAACAAACAGTATCAAGATAGAGCCACTTAAAAAGCAGCATCCATCATGCAACACAAAATATACTAATGTAGGTAGGAATGAtgccaacctaagaagagcaactaAAAATCTTCTACTCCATTGCTTCTTGTTAGGGAGCTGGAGACCCTCGAGAGTTCCCACTGCCTTTTGCTCAATTAAAATTTCCCGAGACCTTAAAATTGTGATGGTGGAATGTCTTCCCCTCTATAATTTGAGGAACACAAACTCTTCGATAGCTGGTGATTCACCAATCTTCTTGAGAGTTTCCTTATCCGGCTCCTCATCAACACCAATTGCCATTATGGCCTGTTTCCTTGGTGCAATCCTACCAACGCTCATAAAGCTGATATTCACGTTCTGCTCCCCAAGAATTCGTCCTACTCGTCCGATATTACCAGGCTTGTCAACATTCCTGCACAATATTACATACTGTTCAAGGCTTACATCCACACTGAAAGACCCTACAAGGGTGAGATGAGGATAGCCATCCTTCACCCTTCCTTCCACTGTAATATCACCAGTATCAGATAAAGCACTGGCAAATTTAGACTCCACATGAGTCAGGTGGACCTGGATCGAGTCCAGAGGGACCTCGGGTGAGCTGTCAAGGTAAATTCTCTCCTCACTGATCCGGAGACCTCTCTGCTTGGCAGTATAGTCAGCATTAACAATGTTGACAAACACATTGGATATGGGTTCGATGATTCCTTTTGTGATCATAGCACGAAGAATCCTTGTGTCCAAGTCATCAGGGTCTCGAGCTGATGTGTACACAACCTTAACTCCCTTAATTCCGCTTCCACCAGCTACTAGTTGGACAGCAAGCCTGCCCAGCTTCTCAGCCAGAATAACATAAGGGGCCAACTCAGAAAGAACCTGAAAAAAAGGGCAGTATGAGCTATGCTGGAAGTGCATAATGGAAAATTTTATGGGAAACCTATGAAAAATAACCACCTCAGCAGGAACCATGGGAGCATTCACGGCAGTTGCAGCGAGTTCACCTTTCAATGCACCAATAACTGCCTCTGCTATCTCTACTGCTACACCTTCCTGAAAATGTTGTTGACAATGTTACATAAGATGATTATCATGGGAAGGTCGGGTGACAACATTTGTGCAGTTCTAAATTTTAGCATGCTTATTATATTCTAGTTCTGCTCCACAAACTGACAATAAGGAACAATGCAACTTCCACAGAGGAAACCCTTCTAGATGCTTCCATGACAAATAGGGACTTGAAATACTTTAATAACTCTTGCAGTAAAgttgcctttttttcttttttgctaacATAATCAAGCTTGAGTTTAGAAAGACAGACCTGAGCCTCAACAGTGCTAGCACCAAGGTGAGGAGTGACAGTAACATTCTCATGCATCACCAACTTGCTGTCTTTTGGTGGTGGCTCTACGGTGAAAACATCAAGTGCTGCCTGATCCAATTCATAAGACAATTAGCAAGAGTAACTAATTATTTACCCATTAGAAGAACAGTTATACCTGGGATGCACGCTAAAGGAGCACTGAAGTCACAAAGGAGTTTAATAGATATGCATTGAAGATACAGATAAtccctctttttcttttatcttcattCATGAACTAGTGCAATCTATTGCATTCTTGTCAGATCAAGCAAATGAAAAATATGCTTACGAATGTTCGACCATGTTCATCAGATCAATATGATAGATGGTAGATTACAATAAAAGGACACAAATTGGTAGCTGGACAGAAGCTTACCTGAGCAACTGTCCCATTGTCAAGTGCTCTCACTAAGGCATCTTCATCAACAACTCCACCCCTAGCAACATTAATGATTCTCACTCCTTTTTTAACCTTTGCAAATGCTTCATCATTGAAAAGCTTTGCAGTAGTAGTTGTCATTGGCATGTGGAGTGATATGAAGTCTGCAGTGGATATGGCTTCATCAAATGATACAAGCTCTACTCCAATGGCGCGGGCTCTATCAGCAGGTGCATATGGATCATGGGCAATCACATGCATCCCTAGTCCTTTTGCACGTCTGGCAACTTCTGAACCAACCTTTCCAAATCCCATCACCGCTAGAGTCTTTCCTACCAGAGAGACACCAACATATTTGTTGCGCTGCCATTTACCTGAAACACGTCAACATGTTGATAACAGATTTTCATCATACATTATCAAGTACAATTAGAGCCAAGAATAGTAAACTTGATTAGTCTAACAAGAATAATTATAGTATACAGTATACACCCAAAATGCATTAAACACACTTCAGTTTAACAAGTACAAGAAAGACCAACTTTTATAAACATCTAATCTACAGTGAATGATTAATCCCTTAAATTATGTTGAAAAATGATGCCTTAACTAAAATATACACCTCAAATATTTTTCTTTCCAGTAGTTAAGAAATGGAATTTGCTTTAGTATTAGTAATTTATCACACAGATACATTCCTCTGACATTGTCGGTGCACATGCTATC
This genomic stretch from Musa acuminata AAA Group cultivar baxijiao chromosome BXJ3-9, Cavendish_Baxijiao_AAA, whole genome shotgun sequence harbors:
- the LOC135648727 gene encoding D-3-phosphoglycerate dehydrogenase 3, chloroplastic-like is translated as MASVTVAGKALLHLSATTPDHLPLTSFSSPAVSFRSSRSRSPFLGLGLRLRLATSSEIPALHARSAARGLRIEAAARPTILVAEKLGEAGLALLREFANVDCSYNLSPEDLCSKISLCDALIVRSGTKVTREVFDASKGRLKVVGRAGVGIDNVDLHAATESGCLVVNAPTANTVAAAEHGIALLASMARNIAQADASMKAGKWQRNKYVGVSLVGKTLAVMGFGKVGSEVARRAKGLGMHVIAHDPYAPADRARAIGVELVSFDEAISTADFISLHMPMTTTTAKLFNDEAFAKVKKGVRIINVARGGVVDEDALVRALDNGTVAQAALDVFTVEPPPKDSKLVMHENVTVTPHLGASTVEAQEGVAVEIAEAVIGALKGELAATAVNAPMVPAEVLSELAPYVILAEKLGRLAVQLVAGGSGIKGVKVVYTSARDPDDLDTRILRAMITKGIIEPISNVFVNIVNADYTAKQRGLRISEERIYLDSSPEVPLDSIQVHLTHVESKFASALSDTGDITVEGRVKDGYPHLTLVGSFSVDVSLEQYVILCRNVDKPGNIGRVGRILGEQNVNISFMSVGRIAPRKQAIMAIGVDEEPDKETLKKIGESPAIEEFVFLKL